The following proteins are co-located in the Plasmodium vinckei vinckei genome assembly, chromosome: PVVCY_11 genome:
- a CDS encoding ribose-5-phosphate isomerase, putative has protein sequence MDGLKKVVAYKAVDEYVQSNMTIGLGTGSTVFYVLERIETLMKNGKIKNLVCVPTSIDTEMKAKSLGIPLTGLTKNLKIDIAIDGADEVDNNLNLIKGRGGALVREKLVAANTACFIVIVDESKMCQDGLGTTGAVPIEILSFGHEMIIESLLKISALKNCTYKLREKDGKIFITDNNNYIVDFFFENPIENLVQTCEQIKMTTGVVDHGIFANMTSIVLISKADGTILTLNKNKGIN, from the exons atggaCGGTCTAAAAAAAGTAGTG GCATACAAAGCAGTTGATGAATATGTCCAATCTAACATGACAATTGGACTTGGGACAGGGTCTACCGTTTTTTATGTCCTTGAAAGAATTGAAacattaatgaaaaatggaaaaataaaaaatttagtaTGTGTTCCAACCAGTATAGATACTGAAATGAAG GCAAAAAGCTTAGGAATTCCTTTGACCGGCTTAAcgaaaaatttaaagatTGATATAGCAATAGATGGCGCTGATGAAGTAGACAACAacttaaatttaataaaggGACGAGGTGGCGCACTTGTTCGGGAAAAACTAGTTGCAGCAAATACCGCTTGCTTTATAGtt ATCGTCGATGAATCAAAAATGTGCCAAGACGGACTAGGAACAACGGGAGCTGTGCCCATCGAAATTTTGTCTTTTGGTCATGAAATGATAATTGAaagtttattaaaaatatcagctcttaaaaattgtacatataaattaagaGAGAAAGatggaaaaatattcataactgataataataattatattgttgattttttttttgaaaatccGATTGAAAATTTGGTGCAAACATGTGAGCAAATTAAAATg ACAACTGGGGTTGTAGATCACGGTATTTTTGCCAACATGACGAGCATTGTCTTAATAAGCAAAGCCGATGGAACAATTTTAacattaaacaaaaataaaggaataaattag
- a CDS encoding kinase, putative: MGQKDKLTSGKLQKDCNICLSRLSNYNSSDKHGGSIYNYIKKNVPSSMLNCKLNINCTKHNEDSFLNLYNDIHTNDKHKIFNFPTTKFDQLFIDMPNGSGEVSNVKINNGKFDDENEGNKLCSCEKKNEQNSDSDWNLYLNDGSNIVTSSDTISSVESSVDTLTNSLGINIDLLNCDNEENVGKGSLTMTCDPESWCVNNFDNSFENDSSKILYNLAGFKLTGTSIMLSDKNEKYIYKIIPFFKNGESKFYINAIRSYNNVYGTFQNGKTQFINDQNYSFYVNMCENLFEGIKNGDTNYEKNIDTVNLYGSSKKLKIKNDSSVSPKYINDNVEKENSFLHKLSNANDNGERKDNNMLAFLIKEKLIPKCYDIVPVYQCKENKIDDPQMGGKETNEYFCNSDKIEQSDSPILSNASEKWKIFMDNEMIKNENKIVSSSEMGRMHLALKLKRICSKIKYNNQHLLDLKLGYNSIKDNDIFFNKELLRESESIDWDSRESYIKKWSKMKKDIRKKYKNNIDQYIIQITAKDLNLPEQFYKYNSNEIYFLLKSWKQEMSSLKTTQRSLGFRICAFIYYIKYANLLTTEEIDNLYNKVLTSYNNSSNNTSQNGKVKKDNEKKIEINECYDKLNNVLKISREYGMRLHDELVLYFLEIFLKNIANIILPKLVKLKIWLENQTLYTFCSTSILIIYDKNNPSSCDMRWIDFTYSFENFNYFKNDNSINKKFNLDIIFGINNLIKICKNIIVNKNIPISISSNDQKEKKNVSIAVHANES, from the coding sequence ATGGGTCAAAAGGATAAACTAACTTCTGGAAAACTCCAGAAGGATTGCAATATCTGTTTAAGCAGATTGTCGAATTATAATAGTAGTGATAAACATGGTggaagtatatataattatataaaaaaaaatgtaccTAGTAGTATGTTAAATTGTAAActtaatataaattgtaCAAAGCATAATGAAGATAGTTTTCTTAACTTATACAATGATATACATACAAAtgataaacataaaatcTTTAACTTTCCAACGACAAAGTTTGATCAGCTATTTATTGACATGCCTAATGGTAGTGGGGAAGTAAGTAATGTCAAAATAAACAACGGCAAATTCGACGATGAAAACGAAGGTAATAAGTTATGTAGCtgtgaaaaaaagaatgaaCAAAATTCTGATAGTGATTGGaatctttatttaaatgatgGAAGTAATATTGTGACATCTAGTGATACAATTAGCAGTGTTGAAAGTAGTGTCGATACATTAACAAATAGCTTaggtataaatatagactTACTTAATTGtgataatgaagaaaatgttGGAAAAGGAAGTCTTACTATGACCTGTGATCCGGAAAGTTGGTGTGTAAacaattttgataataGCTTTGAAAATGATAGTAGCAAAATATTGTACAACCTTGCGGGGTTTAAATTAACGGGAACATCAATTATGTTaagtgataaaaatgaaaaatatatatataagataattccgttttttaaaaatggagaatcaaaattttatattaatgcAATCCgctcatataataatgtcTATGGTACTTTTCAAAATGGAAAAACCCAATTTATTAATGACCaaaattattctttttatgTTAATATGTGTGAAAACTTATTTGAAGGCATTAAAAATGGTGATacaaattatgaaaaaaatatagatactGTAAATTTGTATGGATCatcgaaaaaattaaaaataaaaaatgatagcAGTGTTAGtcctaaatatataaatgataatgttGAGAAGGAAAACTCATTCTTACACAAGCTAAGTAATGCTAACGATAATGGGGAAAgaaaagataataatatgttggcatttttaattaaagaaAAGTTGATACCAAAATGTTATGATATAGTTCCTGTTTATCAatgtaaagaaaataaaattgatgaTCCTCAAATGGGGGGTAAAGAGACTAAcgaatatttttgtaacaGTGATAAAATAGAACAATCGGATTCACCAATTTTAAGCAATGCTTCtgaaaaatggaaaatttttatggataatgaaatgataaaaaatgaaaataaaatagtaagTAGTAGTGAAATGGGTCGAATGCACCTTGCATTAAAGCTTAAAAGAATTTGTAGtaaaatcaaatataataatcagCATTTATTAGATTTAAAATTAGGATATAATAGTATAAAggataatgatatattttttaataaagaattattaAGAGAAAGTGAATCTATAGATTGGGATAGTAGAGAaagttatattaaaaaatggtcaaagatgaaaaaagatataagaaagaaatataaaaataatattgatcaatatataatacaaattacAGCAAAAGATTTAAATTTACCTgaacaattttataaatataatagtaatgaaatatattttttattaaaatcatGGAAACAAGAAATGAGTTCATTAAAAACAACACAAAGAAGTTTAGGATTTCGTATATgtgcatttatttattatattaaatatgctAACCTTTTAACAACAGAAGAAATAgacaatttatataataaggtTTTAACAAGTTACAACAATAGTAGTAATAATACTAGTCAGAATggaaaagtaaaaaaagataatgaaaaaaaaattgaaataaatgaatgttatgataaattaaataatgttttaaaaataagtagAGAATATGGAATGAGATTACATGATGAGTtggttttatattttcttgaaatttttttaaaaaatattgccaatattatattaccAAAGCTagttaaattaaaaatatggttAGAAAATCAGactttatatacattttgttCAACATccatattaattatttatgataaaaataatcctTCATCTTGTGATATGAGATGGATTGATTTTACTTATTcctttgaaaattttaattactttaaaaatgataattcaataaataaaaaatttaatttagacattatttttggtataaataatttaatcaaaatatgtaaaaatataatagttaataaaaatattccaaTTTCTATTTCTTCAAATGAtcagaaagaaaaaaaaaatgtgtctATAGCTGTACATGCAAATGAGAGTTAA
- a CDS encoding pre-mRNA-splicing factor CWC2, putative encodes MGFKSFFNYKEEEKEKQADSSNTEKGEETGEENRDNNDSEKTSKDEVGPNKIDDKANENDKDAENDEGQNESSSKGSPRKRNGQGKRKKNNETSKEDNKVEEDSNKKGLKKRAKCNTPIKEDAKENDNNKDESVKEEASCNDGTNDDTNDGGLKSGEKDAMNESEKTNAQDKNQTVSNTTGATENNNINLENYRNYQYYYNQYYGSMNNIQAMGNDMGSGYNSNISKDNFQNKQNNLNNNMNTYPEYNNFNNMYMPIGMNNYYNMYNYNYINGYANIGNTVGVNNYNYNYYYGGNVENNGMYDYNKDLVSSGGGDMKNYAFLSLINRSLELMKTSDKVKEILKSPARLQVTQEELNKVEHTQDNQNNNNSNNNNVWFGKYVTDKNNNNNPKFVAKYKCNPSKDSGYTKADKSYANKPYFCIYFARGCCAYGHNCLYRHRVPTENDELEFENTMDIFGREKYNTFKEDMSGNGNFNNDCRTLFIGSIYINNFNEVSAIEKALYDEFVIYGNIDYVRFIPNKNIAFIQFTNRVNAEFARVAMSDQPLGNYSISLTIKWAFDMKPQPAGNPTNYYNGMNNANPYFYNPNQAMSSTWPQYMSQNPYGTSSSANYYDQANNLASPTIGPANFPPNFPASKGKPAIGPAPAAPAVPAAPAHPPPSNNNDAQNGKKKK; translated from the coding sequence ATGGGCTTTAAAAGTTTTTTCAATTACAAGGAGgaagaaaaggaaaaacAAGCAGATAGCTCAAACACTGAAAAGGGAGAAGAAACGGGAGAAGAAAATAGAGATAACAATGATAGTGAAAAAACTAGCAAAGATGAAGTGGGCCCAAACAAAATAGACGATAAagcaaatgaaaatgacaAAGATGctgaaaatgatgaaggACAAAATGAGAGTAGTAGTAAGGGAAGTCCTAGAAAACGAAATGGACAAGgcaaacgaaaaaaaaataatgaaactAGTAAAGAAGATAATAAGGTTGAAGAagatagtaataaaaaaggtttaaaaaaaagggcTAAATGTAATACACCAATTAAAGAAGAtgcaaaagaaaatgacAATAATAAGGATGAGTCTGTAAAGGAGGAAGCATCATGTAATGATGGTACTAATGATGATACAAATGATGGTGGTTTGAAAAGCGGAGAAAAAGATGCCATGAATGAAAgtgaaaaaacaaatgctCAAGATAAAAACCAAACAGTAAGTAATACAACAGGAGCGactgaaaataataatataaatttagaGAACTATAGAaattatcaatattattataatcaaTATTATGGTAGCatgaataatatacaaGCAATGGGTAATGATATGGGAAGTGgatataatagtaatatttctaaagataattttcaaaacaaacaaaataatttgaataataatatgaatacaTATcctgaatataataattttaataatatgtatatgccAATAGGtatgaataattattataatatgtataattataattatataaatgggTATGCAAATATTGGGAATACCGTTGGagtaaataattataattacaattattattatggcGGAAATGTAGAAAACAATGGAATGTATGACTATAATAAAGATTTAGTAAGTAGTGGTGGAGGtgatatgaaaaattatgctTTTCTTTCTCTTATTAATAGAAGTTTAGAGCTAATGAAGACTAGTGATAAAGTAAAAGAAATACTTAAAAGTCCAGCAAGATTACAAGTGACACAagaagaattaaataaagtaGAACATACACAAGATAAtcaaaataacaataatagtaataataataatgtatgGTTTGGCAAATATGTAacagataaaaataataataataatcctAAGTTTGTAgctaaatataaatgtaatCCATCTAAAGATTCAGGATATACTAAAGCAGATAAATCCTATGCCAACAAaccatatttttgtatttattttgctcGTGGTTGTTGTGCATATGGTCataattgtttatatagACATAGAGTACCAAcagaaaatgatgaacttgaatttgaaaatacaATGGATATATTTGGtagagaaaaatataatacctTTAAAGAAGATATGAGTGGGAATggcaattttaataatgattgtcgaactttatttattggaagtatatatatcaacaattttaatgaagTAAGTGCTATTGAAAAAGCTTTATATGATGaatttgttatatatggaaatataGATTATGTCCGATTTAttccaaataaaaatatagcttTTATACAATTTACTAATAGAGTTAATGCAGAGTTTGCTAGAGTTGCTATGTCTGATCAACCACTTGGCAATTATTCAATTTCTCTAACAATTAAATGGGCTTTTGATATGAAACCTCAACCCGCTGGAAATCCtacaaattattacaatGGAATGAATAATGCaaatccatatttttataatccaAATCAAGCCATGTCATCTACTTGGCCCCAATATATGTCACAAAATCCATATGGCACTTCATCAAGtgcaaattattatgatcaAGCAAATAATTTAGCTAGTCCTACCATAGGCCCAGCTAACTTTCCTCCAAATTTTCCAGCGAGCAAAGGGAAACCAGCTATTGGACCTGCACCGGCTGCTCCGGCTGTGCCAGCTGCGCCTGCTCATCCACCTCCTAGCAATAACAATGATGCTCAAAATgggaagaaaaagaaataa
- a CDS encoding rhomboid protease ROM9, putative has product MNMQRTTGMKFMVKGKIVPKNVHAYVHKSNIFSSKPKEKAYKYDKKDLRDNNLFLNNNINTERNASTIYMTNNPSMNGLSKYGGNYSVRQFSKYSDKNLFNEQKRKCETLLSNFQNFEIKNYLLKLNKGRLQNNNIQKKIKSVIIKFEENYKNILYNKYSFFKNMCKEKSGFYKYRISQINHNNYKTNLIFPINFINLFISNNNKALKELINITKLKGKLFLNNIPVYYKYGIKNLPYFKALLMHHYNKSPVTYSLIFLHFFVYFLWMNAKPRQMSYTYFSPAPIRPHSFSLLTSEFMYKHFCCSLKSLREKQLYTLVTNIISHNTIQSFLLNTISLFYIGRSLEALINSKNFFFTYIVSGIISSYIQILYQKNSNYGYNNVYVLGASGSISSILATYTFIHPNHKIYLYGVLGLPLAVFSSFYFLNELYSIISNKNDDIGHASHLAGMVLGIIYYYSYINRKFRI; this is encoded by the exons ATGAATATGCAAAGGACTACCGGAATGAAATTCATGGTGAAGGGAAAGATAGTGCCAAAAAATGTGCATGCATATGTGCATAaaagtaatattttttctagtAAACCGAAAGAGaaagcatataaatatgataaaaaagattTACGAGACAataatctttttttaaataataatattaatacgGAGAGAAATGCTTCCACTATTTATATGACAAACAATCCATCAATGAATGGTTTGAGTAAATATGGTGGGAATTATTCGGTACGtcaattttcaaaatattctgATAAGAATCTTTTCAATGAACAGAAACGGAAATGTGAGACTTTATTATctaattttcaaaattttgaaataaaaaattatttattaaaattaaataaaggaAGATTAcagaataataatattcaaaagaaaataaaaagtgtaattataaaatttgaagaaaattataaaaatatattatataataaatattcattttttaaaaatatgtgtaaagaaaaaagcggtttttataaatatagaataagtcaaataaatcataacaattataagaccaatttaatttttcctataaattttataaacttatttataagtaataataataaagctTTAAAGGAATTGataaatattacaaaacTTAAAggcaaattatttttaaataatataccagtatattataaatatggaataaaaaatctaCCATATTTTAAAGCATTATTAATGCatcattataataaatcacCAGTTACTTAtagtttaatttttttacatttttttgtttattttttatggatGAATGCTAAACCTAGACAAATGTCTTATACTTATTTTAGTCCGGCCCCAATAAGACCCcattctttttcattattaacatcagaatttatgtataaacatttttgttgtagtttaaaaagtttgagagaaaaacaattatatacTTTAGTAACAAACATAATAAGCCACAATACTATACAATCTTTTTTACTAAATAcaatatctttattttatattggACGTTCTTTAGAAGCTTTaattaattcaaaaaactttttttttacatatatagttAGTGGAATTATTTCAtcttatatacaaatattatatcaaaaaaattcaaactATGGTTATAACAATGTTTATGTTTTGGGTGCTAGTGGAAGTATAAGTTCCATATTAGCtacatatacatttattcACCCCaaccataaaatatatttatatggaGTCTTAGGCTTACCATTG gCCGTTTTTTCGTCgttttactttttaaaCGAGCTATACAGCATTATATCAAATAAGAATGATGACATAG GACATGCATCACATTTGGCAGGAATGGTTCTTGGAATTATTTACTACTACTCTTATATTAATAGAAAGTTTCGAATATGA